From the genome of Lotus japonicus ecotype B-129 chromosome 6, LjGifu_v1.2, one region includes:
- the LOC130725507 gene encoding probable polygalacturonase At3g15720 yields MHELLICLIEQALYFDNCNNLHLSGTRHLNSARNHISIHDSTNTKFFNVTITAPQDSPNTDGIDISQSSYILIQNSIIATGDDCVAINNGTSNINITGVTCGPGHGISVGSLGAKGSYAVVEQVHVYNCTFKGSDNGMRIKTWPGGFGYARKISFEHIILEDTKNPIIIDQNYVDKLDEDNNNNQRSAVQISGVTYRYVKGTSDSKTAIILNCRGKVGCTDIIMDAINITYASSGSATQSSCSDAHGEAFSTSPYVSCLSQ; encoded by the exons ATGCATGAATTACTGATTTGCTTGATTGAGCAGGCCCTGTACTTTGACAACTGCAACAACCTCCATCTAAGTGGAACTCGCCATCTCAACAGTGCTAGAAATCACATATCCATACATGATTCCACTAACACAAAATTTTTCAATGTCACTATCACTGCACCTCAAGATAGCCCTAACACTGATGGAATTGACATTTCTCAATCAAGCTACATTCTAATTCAAAACTCAATCATTGCAACTG GAGATGATTGTGTTGCCATCAACAATGGTACATCAAACATTAACATTACTGGGGTAACATGTGGACCAGGCCATGGTATAAG TGTAGGAAGCCTTGGAGCAAAAGGATCTTATGCAGTAGTGGAACAAGTACATGTATACAATTGCACTTTCAAGGGATCAGATAATGGAATGAGAATAAAGACATGGCCG GGTGGATTCGGGTATGCTAGAAAGATCTCATTTGAACATATCATACTTGAAGATACCAAAAATCCTATAATTATTGAccagaactatgtagataaacTGGATGAAGACAATAATAATAATCAG AGATCAGCAGTGCAAATTAGTGGGGTGACATATCGTTATGTGAAGGGAACTTCTGATAGTAAGACAGCAATCATTCTGAATTGCAGAGGGAAAGTGGGGTGCACTGATATCATCATGGATGCAATTAACATAACTTATGCTTCTTCAGGATCAGCTACACAATCTTCCTGCAGCGATGCCCATGGAGAAGCTTTTTCTACTTCACCATATGTGTCTTGCTTGTCACAATGA